From one candidate division WOR-3 bacterium genomic stretch:
- a CDS encoding transglutaminase-like domain-containing protein, with protein sequence MKKILGYLVVAAILVVTVVLILQIRKPVNAEFVPASEHSAGESREEWAGIFIQGERIGYSFTKISREDAGLTVENITRMTIVMMNQTRSLTTHVFAHTDKDYTLKDYSLELRNGGHQRVEGRIEGQSLQLTSYVQNKEYTQTIALKEKPYFPDAIEEVIKSKNLKAGEEIAIPYFDPTTQSSSTARIKMLGQEQVDVLGETKTGTRVELNFMGISSILWLDADYQLIKESSPAMGLEIIPLTKEQALAEISPDKAFDLITFFSVKLDPPTPDPKNLTYLKVEMQDITTEDLDLQDDYQDLLSEKPIVIASTLPQIADLPDLTLPIEHNKTFLQPSAYIQCTDPKIVNKTREMIGDETNAAKAVAKLTSGVYNLLEKNPTASLPSALDVLQMKKGDCNEHAILFTALARAAGVPTKIYVGLVNLNGYAYYYHAWCAVWLGKWVPVDPTFNQFPADVGHLKLKEGEIAEQAGVLKVVGKLKIKTLEYTE encoded by the coding sequence ATGAAAAAGATATTAGGCTATCTGGTCGTGGCGGCGATCTTGGTCGTCACGGTCGTTTTGATACTGCAAATCAGAAAACCCGTCAATGCAGAGTTCGTACCTGCCTCGGAACATTCGGCCGGTGAAAGCCGCGAAGAGTGGGCAGGCATTTTCATCCAGGGTGAACGGATCGGCTACTCTTTCACCAAGATATCGCGCGAGGATGCCGGACTCACGGTTGAGAACATCACGCGCATGACCATCGTCATGATGAACCAGACCCGATCGCTGACGACCCACGTGTTTGCTCACACTGATAAAGACTACACCCTGAAAGATTACTCGCTGGAATTGCGTAATGGCGGGCACCAGCGCGTCGAAGGCAGGATCGAAGGGCAGAGTCTGCAATTAACTTCATACGTTCAGAACAAAGAGTACACACAGACCATTGCTTTGAAGGAAAAACCATATTTCCCAGACGCCATAGAAGAAGTAATAAAGAGCAAGAACCTGAAAGCCGGCGAAGAGATCGCGATACCCTATTTTGACCCGACGACCCAATCGTCATCCACCGCGCGCATAAAGATGCTCGGTCAGGAGCAGGTTGATGTGCTCGGCGAAACGAAAACCGGGACCAGGGTGGAGCTCAATTTCATGGGGATCAGTTCGATACTCTGGCTCGATGCGGATTATCAATTGATAAAGGAATCGTCACCGGCCATGGGGCTGGAAATCATACCCCTGACCAAAGAACAGGCACTGGCTGAGATATCACCGGACAAGGCATTCGACCTCATAACTTTCTTCTCGGTAAAACTCGATCCTCCCACACCCGATCCCAAGAATCTCACGTACCTCAAAGTAGAAATGCAGGACATCACGACAGAAGACCTCGACCTCCAGGATGACTACCAAGACCTCCTCAGCGAAAAACCGATCGTGATTGCCTCGACCCTACCCCAGATAGCAGATCTACCCGACCTCACACTGCCGATCGAACATAACAAAACTTTCCTCCAACCGTCTGCGTACATACAGTGCACCGACCCGAAAATCGTCAACAAGACAAGGGAGATGATCGGTGATGAAACCAACGCCGCCAAAGCAGTGGCGAAACTCACGAGCGGCGTATATAACCTTCTCGAAAAAAATCCCACTGCTTCACTGCCTTCAGCCCTCGATGTGCTGCAGATGAAAAAAGGTGACTGCAACGAGCATGCGATCCTATTCACGGCGCTGGCGCGGGCAGCCGGCGTCCCGACGAAGATCTACGTGGGGCTGGTGAACCTAAACGGCTATGCCTACTATTACCATGCATGGTGTGCTGTTTGGCTTGGAAAATGGGTGCCGGTCGACCCGACTTTCAATCAATTTCCCGCTGACGTCGGACACCTGAAACTGAAAGAGGGCGAAATTGCAGAGCAGGCAGGTGTCCTGAAAGTCGTGGGCAAGTTGAAGATAAAAACTCTCGAGTACACAGAATAG
- a CDS encoding YifB family Mg chelatase-like AAA ATPase, with protein MLAKVLSCATFGIEGYLVDVEVDISTGLPAFTTVGLPDNAVKESKDRVFAAIKNAGFRFPGKKITVNLAPADIKKEGSSFDLPIAVGILGACQSVRSESLKRYTILGELSLDGSLRPIKGAISLSLATKQNHLDGLILPRVNAREAAIVDGMSVYGFDNLIEVVAFLNGEMEAQPTVVDREEIFDAASQYAVDFAEVKGQYHAKRALEIAAAGGHNILMIGPPGTGKTMLARRMVTILPRMTLEEALETTKIHSVAGILQSGDSLLGTRPFRSPHHTISDAGIIGGGHVPRPGEVSLAHNGVLFLDEMPEFHKNVLEVLRQPIEDGQVTIGRAKITLTYPARFMLAAAMNPCPCGYFTDPYHECRCTPAAIQRYHAKISGPLLDRIDIHIEVPALKYDELKSTAPGESSLDIRTRVNMARENQLERYEGTRNIYCNAHLGSRDIRKHCAIDNEAQSLLKTAIERFGLSARAYDKVLKVARTIADLDGEVNIKIHHIAEAIQYRSLDKNVWQRL; from the coding sequence ATGCTGGCAAAAGTGTTATCATGTGCTACATTCGGGATCGAAGGATATCTTGTAGATGTCGAGGTCGACATATCAACCGGTCTTCCTGCATTCACTACAGTCGGACTTCCTGACAACGCGGTCAAGGAATCAAAAGACCGGGTTTTTGCAGCGATAAAGAACGCGGGGTTCCGTTTCCCGGGTAAGAAAATCACGGTCAATCTGGCACCGGCCGATATTAAAAAGGAAGGTTCCAGTTTTGACCTCCCGATCGCGGTCGGTATTCTGGGTGCATGCCAGAGTGTGCGCAGCGAGAGTTTGAAGCGCTACACGATTCTGGGTGAACTTTCGCTGGACGGGTCATTGCGTCCGATAAAGGGCGCGATCTCTCTGTCCCTTGCCACAAAACAGAACCATCTCGACGGCCTCATTTTGCCCAGGGTGAATGCCCGTGAAGCGGCGATCGTCGATGGTATGAGCGTATACGGGTTTGATAACCTCATCGAAGTGGTGGCTTTCCTTAACGGCGAGATGGAAGCGCAGCCTACTGTCGTGGATCGCGAAGAGATCTTTGATGCCGCGAGCCAGTATGCGGTCGATTTTGCCGAGGTCAAGGGACAGTATCATGCCAAGCGCGCCCTGGAGATCGCCGCGGCCGGCGGCCATAATATTTTGATGATCGGGCCCCCCGGCACTGGTAAGACCATGCTCGCGCGCCGCATGGTCACGATACTCCCCCGTATGACTTTGGAAGAAGCGCTGGAGACGACCAAGATCCATTCGGTTGCCGGCATTCTGCAGTCGGGTGATTCATTGCTCGGTACCCGGCCTTTCCGCTCACCCCATCACACGATCTCTGATGCGGGAATAATCGGCGGCGGTCATGTGCCCAGACCGGGAGAGGTATCGCTTGCGCACAACGGCGTGTTATTCCTCGATGAAATGCCCGAGTTTCACAAAAACGTATTGGAAGTTTTGCGCCAGCCCATTGAAGACGGCCAGGTGACGATCGGCCGAGCGAAAATAACGCTTACCTACCCGGCGCGTTTCATGCTCGCCGCAGCAATGAATCCATGTCCGTGCGGGTATTTCACCGATCCTTATCATGAATGCCGGTGCACGCCGGCCGCGATCCAGCGCTATCACGCAAAGATCTCCGGGCCGCTCTTGGATAGGATCGACATCCACATCGAAGTGCCGGCTCTGAAATACGATGAACTAAAATCGACTGCACCCGGTGAATCGTCGCTGGATATTCGCACACGCGTGAACATGGCGCGCGAAAACCAGCTTGAGCGTTATGAGGGCACGAGAAATATCTACTGCAACGCGCATCTGGGGTCTAGGGACATTCGAAAGCACTGCGCGATCGATAATGAAGCGCAATCGTTGCTCAAAACCGCGATCGAACGCTTTGGTCTTTCCGCCCGCGCCTATGACAAAGTGCTGAAGGTCGCCCGCACCATTGCCGACCTCGATGGTGAAGTAAACATCAAAATTCACCACATCGCCGAGGCCATCCAGTACCGGAGTCTGGATAAAAACGTCTGGCAAAGGCTGTAA